From Nicotiana tabacum cultivar K326 chromosome 22, ASM71507v2, whole genome shotgun sequence, one genomic window encodes:
- the LOC142176615 gene encoding uncharacterized protein LOC142176615: protein MHLGLFFKSEGCCNQLRRYREDIEDVRVVEKILRTLTPKFDFVVCAIEESKDLDSMMVEQLEGSLQAHEEKIKRRQEVPLEQLLKTQASFKDYGGETSYRGNGRGRGRGRGGHGRGRSNGNNFYNEVKIHQTFRGRGHGQRGGRGRGYYQENNRKRYDKSKIECYNCHKFGHYSWECRSNVEEKANLVDDKKEENESTLLMALKEEDRDDCSSWYLDNGASNHMCGCKEKFVEINKTVRGNVSFGDTSKVQIEGIDKITKMSRLGKNVDSICWQEKGKRQCFEERGTKIKQRRREIYRATSADRRELDLLQRRSTYLHSRTQKPISSSTEISISYQFNGEFAEQAVALRGGSSSILRTDL from the exons atgcatctcggattatttttcaaaagtgaaggctgttgtaatcaactaagaagatacagggaggacatagaagatgtccgtgtggtagaaaagatccttcgcactttaacacctaaatttgattttgtggtgtgtgctattgaggagtctaaagatttagactctatgatggtggagcaattggaaggttctttacaggcccacgaagaaaagatcaaaaggagacaagaagtgccattggagcaacttcttaaaactcaggcatccttcaaggattatggaggtgaaacAAGCTATCGAGGAAACGGACGAGGACGAGGCCGAGGTCGAGGaggtcatggaagaggaagaagtaatggtaacaacttctacaatgaagttaaaatccaccaaacattcagaggtcgtggtcatggacaaagaggaggaagaggacgtggatactaccaagaaaataatagaaaaagatatgacaaatcaaaaattgaatgttataattgtcataaatttggccattactcttgggaatgtcgtagcaatgttgaagaaaaggctaaccttgttgacgacaagaaagaagaaaatgagtcaacgttgttgatggcactcaaggaagaagacagagatgattgcagctcgtggtatttggacaatggagcaagcaatcatatgtgtggatgcaaagagaagtttgtggagatcaataaaacagtgagaggtaatgtgtcctttggagatacctcaaaggttcaaatcgaagggatag ACAAAATTACCAAGATGTCTAGGCTGGGCAAAAACGTGGACTCAATATGCTGGCAAGAAAAAGGAAAACGCCAATGCTTTGAAGAAAGAGGCactaaaataaaacaaagacGTCGTGAAATATATAGGGCAACATCAGCTGATAGAAGAGAACTGGACTTATTGCAGCGACGATCGACATATCTTCATTCTAGAACGCAGAAGCCAATCAGTAGTTCCACTGAAATATCAATTTCTTATCAGTTTAATGGAGAGTTTGCTGAACAAGCAGTTGCTCTAAGAGGAGGCTCATCTTCTATTTTGAGAACAGATTTGTAA
- the LOC107801838 gene encoding ATP-dependent DNA helicase PIF1-like → MHAGLVPAIVLTIEYESYLRSSFVGGLNVIPVSKFGVSSVGLVRKTVECKESRIALTTTTSDVEASILPGGRTAHSRFKMPIDIDDNFHCNIIKQSSLIRIIRDVKLIVWDEASMAKKNMIEALDALLRDIMDNDTMFSGKVVAFGGDFKQTLPVVRNGKKEDFIHQSLLYSEIWNKLEKLCLSENMRKRTDPSFCEYLLRIGNGTERTNCEDKIEIPGSFVIPFTTEAESLDALFSITYPDLHAFFPDSSMITSRVILTTKNDFVNEINNMLITKFPERSQTFVAVDETIEPNYQRQFEDFLHSLDPPGLLPYKLTLKENCSVILLRNLNPCEDSNDDHSTYNVVYDEIIQKAFSMISEATYIGSSKINKVYLF, encoded by the exons ATGCATGCGGGTCTTGTACCAGCcatagtactgaccattgaatATGAGAG CTATTTAAGGTCTTCATTTGTTGGGGGTTTGAATGTGATTCCTGTGTCAAAGTTTGGCGTTAGTAGTGTTGGTTTAGTGAGGAAGACGGTGGAATGTAAGGAATCAAGAATTG CTTTAACAACTACAACTTCTGATGTGGAAGCTTCTATCCTTCCAGGAGGACGAACTGCTCACTCACGGTTCAAAATGCCTATTGATATAGATGATAATTTTCATTGCAACATTATTAAACAAAGTTCACTCATACGTATAATTAGAGATGTAAAATTAATTGTATGGGATGAGGCATCAATGGCAAAAAAGAATATGATTGAAGCTCTTGATGCACTTCTAAGAGATATTATGGACAACGATACAATGTTTAGTGGTAAAGTTGTTGCATTTGGAGGTGACTTTAAACAAACTTTACCAGTTGTTCGAAATGGGAAAAAAGAAGATTTTATTCATCAAAGCTTATTGTACTCTGAAATTTGGAATAAACTTGAGAAATTGTGCCTATCTGAAAATATGCGCAAAAGAACAGATCCTTCTTTTTGTGAATATTTACTTCGAATTGGAAATGGAACAGAAAGAACTAACTGTGAAGACAAAATAGAGATTCCTGGTTCTTTTGTTATTCCTTTTACAACTGAAGCAGAATCCTTAGATGCATTGTTCAGTATAACATATCCTGATTTGCATGCATTTTTTCCTGATTCATCTATGATAACCTCTCGTGTTATCTTAACAacaaagaatgactttgtaaacGAAATAAATAATATGTTGATCACTAAATTCCCAGAAAGGTCTCAAACATTTGTTGCAGTAGATGAAACTATTGAACCGAATTATCAAAGACAGTTTGAAGATTTTCTACATAGTTTAGATCCTCCTGGTTTACTGCCTTATAAGTTAACTTTAAAGGAGAATTGTTCAGTTATATTATTACGAAATCTAAATCCTTGCGAAG ATAGTAATGATGATCATTCAACATATAATGTGGTTTATGACGAAATTATTCAGAAAGCTTTCTC GATGATTAGTGAAGCAACATATATTGGATCTTCCAAAATCAATAAGGTATATCTGTTTTAA